The window tccaggtaagaattcgtgtgtgctctgctatattgatgtatttatgaaattagggtttatagaacccatttagcgATTAGATGAAGTAGTGCCCTGTTacccacgactataatcttgtagtaggacctttagaggtccagcaggtcccatgcatgtgaaattcgggacgagacctatctcaggaagcagttacttgtctgcatggcatggactcgccgagttgttcttcagactcggcgagtagcttgaagatttactgggactcgccgagttgttcttcagactcggcgagtggagtcggggtggccccgcgattcttccaggagtaactcgtcgggtcaaggagggtactcgacgagtagataaggaatctcagaaagttggaagacgtccagactcgccgagtcgtcatggtactcgtcgagtccggtcgagttgacagttgaccgttgaccagagttgacctaagtctgacttcttagggatagtcacacttagaagatataagtattaatgagatatgaaatgctatagggaggttgtagctcgtcggttgtgcacgagtcatttcgggaattgctagcgttcagcttctacgaggtgagtcttctcactatactgtacccggaagggtttgactgtgtgaccggaaggtcggatatgatatgtgatatgtatgctatatgtggtaagttatttgctatgtgtgctatgtatgttatgggccggaaggcgattatattacgggccggaaggcgatatgatgtgtgatggaccggaaggtcggcgtgggtaaggccggaaggtttacccagcagggacggaagtcccctgagacacatggaccgaaaggtcgggcctggaaaggcgtatgtgcgtaagttgtatattggggaactcactaagcatttatgcttacagttgttgtgcatgtatttcaggtactagcgaggaccgtgggaaggtgccggcatgatcgatacacactgaagattgtctttatgatcttgggattttgaataattgtatttgacagaataattaagctatttatgccttgtttaaaatggaaacaattatgtttttaaaatgaaaaatttgtttgaaaattttgagctgttacaattggtatcagagccttggtttgagggattcgggtgcaccttagggggtaactgaactcaaaccgaggatttgaggaaacttttcaaataaaggcataaacttttgtaaatggttttgtggtaagcaagaaagaagcagtgtgtacgatcagtcagcgcccgaacggtaaagattccccaaaataccttacaatattatatgatatgaattgttatgcatgctagaagactaggtattcatgataggactagagtggcctgatttgtgatgccttagtctagggaagttgcctatatgagatgctttgctagtatgcgggtagatagagcgtatcagaagtagagtactcactatccggagtttggggaggaggacttgggatgaacattgatgcggtgtggtcggtagtattgggcccgtactaccgaggacaccgggtcagtgggaggcccaagtaagaaaccctggatatctgggactgagtagggttgcgtgttgagtacgattatactcggtagaatctctgatagttttatgttgtatttcagagatatcatggttagaccgcgtcacggagcaagtacgagcggtgtgagtgacgaggatattcgtcagatgatccacgaggaggtggcggcggcgattcgggctgagatcccggagatgtttgggtctatcaagaccaccctgatggagacgttcgacgagcggtacgccgcattgactgaggctgcaaccgctgcagctaccgcagctgtggccgctgctaggccacaggggggtgattcattgctgttccgagagttcagcaacacgaagccaccagagttcgatgggacgcaggatccgattgctgcgatgaggtggatcgcagatatagaggggtgcttctacacttgttcatgcccggagcacctgagggtacggttcgctttgaaccagctccgtctgggagcaaaggactggtggaagttcgtgacagcgaacttcactttggcagagactgcggcagtgacatgggaggggttcactaccatgttcagggatgagtacgttcccccggtggagcgggaacgattggttcaggagttcttaaccctcaagcagggtactgattcggtggcggcgatcacgcggaagttccatgagagggcgatgttttgccccgagctggtggccacagagcaggctcggatgagccggtacttgggtgttctgaggagggagatccgggagtttgtgtcaaactccacttaccatacttttgctgagcttcaggcgaatgccaggaagcgtgagatcgagttggagacccaggctcgGGAGGAGGCTGAgattcagcgggtggaccggcgaccggctcagtcccagccggcagccaagcggaccaagtccgctgattcgaggacgggaggttcgaagagtcgcacttgcgggaagtgcggcaagagtcatgatggggtatgtcgatcaggtgcttgctacaagtgtggcaaggaggggcacattgctagggagtgtcccaaggggtttacggtttgctttcattgcaaccagactggccataggaaggccgagtgccctcagcttcttcagggatctgcacctgctgccggagttactgcgactcgaccggtgaaggccgaggccccgagggctcggggaagagcctttcagctgactgcggaagaggtccgcgctgcgcccgatgttgtggcaggtatgttgtaattcatgtaaatattttaatgtcgatatgttatgcttatgttattatgcgcgtaggtactttccttgtgaactctgtgcctgccttagtgttatttgactcgggtgcgagtaggtcctttgtgtccttagcctttagtcagcatatcggcgttagtcgtgagtcgttgagtcgacctttgagagtttctatagctgacgagaaggtgattcgtgctacggaggttcttcggggatgtgtactagagattttcggggttgaattcccgattgacctgattcctattgcgatgggggatgtctgtgttatcgtgggcatggactggttgagccgattcggcgctgtcatcgactgcgagcgtcagttggtgaccatacgagaccatagtgggggagttctttcggtgtacggtgagggtacccgttcaggatcagctttttgttcggccgctagggcgaggcagtgtctacagcagggctgtaagggttttgtggcgtatgtgacggatacgcgggaggtttccgagagaccgaagtcagttaaggaggtccctgtggtgcgtgagttttcagatgtttttcccgaggaactgccgggagtacctcctgtgaggcaagtagagtttggtatcgatctggttccgggggccgcgcctattgctaaagtgccctatcgtcttgcacctccagagatgcaagagttgtcctcgcaactccaggagttgctgggaaagggattcattcggccgagcagctcgccatggggagcacccattctgttcgtcaagaagaaggatggttcacaccggatgtgcattgattaccgggagttgaacaagctaacggtcaagaaccgttacccgttgcctaggatcgatgacttattcgatcaattgcagggagcatcttggttttccaagatcgatctgaggtcaggataccatcaggtgagagtacgggatgaagacgtccagaagacagcgtttaggacgcgatatgggcattatgagtttgtggtgatgccttttggactcaccaatgccctggctgtgttcatggatctcatgaacagggtttgcaggccgatgttggatcggtcagtgatcgtatttatcgacgacattctggtgtattcgagaactagagagcagcatgaggagcatttgagggaggtcctgaaGGTATTGAggacggagaagctttatgcaaagttctccaaatgtgacttctggttgcgggaggtccaatttctaggacatgtggttaatcagaaagggatattggtcgatccaaccaaggttgaggcggtgatgagttgggaggtgccgaagtcaccctctgagatcagaagtttccttgggttggcagggtattatcggagatttatcaaggatttctccaagatcgcagtgccactcaccagattgacccggaagggtgtggcaTTCtcgtgggggcccgagcagcagacctcctttgagacgcttcgccagagattgtgcgaagccccggtattagctctcccagaagggatggaagatttcgtggtatattgcgacgcatcgatttcgggattgggtgcagtgttgatgcagaggggtcatgtgatagcttatgcgtcgaggcagctgaagcctcatgaggcgagatatcccacgcatgatttagagttgggggcagtagtgttcgctctcaagatttggcgtcactacttgtatggagttcgatgtacgatttacacggaccataagagtttgaagtatttgatggatcagcccaacctaaacatgcgtcagaggaggtggttggatgtggtcaaggattatgattgtgagatcctgtaccacccaggcaaggctaatgtggtagccgatgcattgagccgcagggcggagagcactccattgcgagaggtatgcttgagattgactgtgatgactccagtgttggacgctgttcgtggagcccaggcagaggctgtgcgaccagaaatgcggaagagagagcgggttgtggggttaatctcagagtttttcaaggatagtcgaggccttatgacgtttcagggtcggatttgggtgccgttcgtgggcggtacgcgtattacgttgatggaagaggctcataaatcgaaattctcgatccatcccggtgctacaaagatgtatttggatttaaggaaggaatattggtggccctgtatgaagagggacgtagcatggttcgttgagaggtgcttgacctgccgtagggttaaggccgaacaccagagaccgcatggcaagttgcagccattggagatccccgagtggaagtgggaacagatcactatggattttatcaccaaattgccaaggactgctaggggagttgacgcaatttgggtgattgtggataggttgacgaagagtgcacacttccttgccatcagtgagagttcttcagcggaaaagttagcggagatatacgtgagagaggtggtatctcggcacggggtgccgatttcgattgtgtcagaccgcgatgtgcgcttcacttccaggttctggaagaaattccatgaggagctgggtactaaattgcattttagtaccgcataccatccccagacagacggtcagagcgagcggacgattcagacgctggaggacatgctccgagcgtgtgtgttagacttcgggggtagttgggatgcgtatttaccattggcagagttctcctacaacaacaaccatcattcgagcattggtatgccacctttcgagctattgtatggtaggaggtgtcggacccccatttgctggggagaggtgggacagagagtgatgggcagcacggagatcgtgctccagacgacagagcagattcagcgagtgaggcaaaggttattgactgcccagagccgacagaagagttatgcagacaggcgccgatccgagcttgaatttcaggtcggcgacttcgttctcctgaaggtctctccttggaaaggagtgattcggttcaggaagagaggcaagttggggccccggtatattgggccatttcgtgtgattgcaagaataggccgggtagcctatcggttggaattgccagcggagttgggtcagatccatgacacttttcatgtgtcgcagctgaggaagtgcatagccgatgagtcggcagtggttccattggaggatattcaggtggatgcgagcctgaattacgcggagagaccagtggcgatcagagatcggaagatcaaggttctgaggaacaaggaggtacccttggtgttggttcaatggcaacaccgtaagggatcggagatgacttgggaaccggaacgcgagatgcgggagcagcatccggaactatttgcggagtgagacttcgagggcgaagtctaatccaagtgggggagagttgtaacagcccgaaatctcaggtattgtttaaattatgtttttgggtgatttaagaggggactcggcgagttggggcctagactcgccgagtaggatcgcagacttggtcgcgggatcgcgactggactcgacgagtccaggtatggactcggcgagtcgacgctgtttagcggaaaccctaatcgttcaggtttgggacgtataaaagggactcattggccgtcattgttcgttttagccttctgagaagaaccctagatcgattgggtgcagctggagcaaggatcataggccattgttggttattgaagagtggttgtgcaacgaagagaaaggattggctaaaggagcagcaatgggtcacattctgaggattgggaaaacagagaatacatcatccaggtaagaattcgtgtgtgctctgctatattgatgtatttatgaaattagggtttatagaacccatttagcgATTAGATGAAGTAGTGCCCTGTTacccacgactataatcttgtagtaggacctttagaggtccagcaggtcccatgcatgtgaaattcgggacgagacctatctcaggaagcagttacttgtctgcatggcatggactcgccgagttgttcttcagactcggcgagtagcttgaagatttactgggactcgccgagttgttcttcagactcggcgagtggagtcggggtggccccgcgattcttccaggagtaactcgtcgggtcaaggagggtactcgacgagtagataaggaatctcagaaagttggaagacgtccagactcgccgagtcgtcatggtactcgtcgagtccggtcgagttgacagttgaccgttgaccagagttgacctaagtctgacttcttagggatagtcacacttagaagatataagtattaatgagatatgaaatgctatagggaggttgtagctcgtcggttgtgcacaaGTCATTTCGGGaattgctagcgttcagcttctacgaggtgagtcttctcactatactgtacccggaagggtttgactgtgtgaccggaaggtcggatatgatatgtgatatgtatgctatatgtggtaagttatttgctatgtgtgctatgtatgttatgggccggaaggcgattatattacgggccggaaggcgatatgatgtgtgatggaccggaaggtcggcgtgggtaaggccggaaggtttacccagcagggacggaggtcccctgagacacatggaccgaaaggtcgggcctggaaaggcgtatgtgcgtaagttgtatattggggaactcactaagcatttatgcttacagttgttgtgcatgtatttcaggtactagcgaggaccgtgggaaggcgccggcatgatcgatacacactgaagattgtctttatgatcttgggattttgaataattgtatttgacagaataattaagctatttatgccttgtttaaaatggaaacaattatgtttttaaaatgaaaaatttgtttgaaaatttcgaGCTGTTAcaataaggatacatagcccaaaacacaactatcacacatttgacagtttatgcccctttattcaattaatctctttaagtcaccaaattaattcttaattaatatatgacttatatcaatcaaataatattattattcctttaatatattattctcataatatattaacaataatatcttttttctctttacaaatcatcctgtcaagttgctatggtgaaggtaacccaaaaggaccatgcacaaccgggtcaagtacttaccaaatatagttatagccttagacactaatccaacaatatggtggtagtgggttgaggcggtcctgattTGTGTTGTAGGCTAAGATACCCGATGCAGGCCGGCTGTAAACTGTAGGCACAGAGGCTCGTGAAGAGCGGTTAGGTTGAGGCAGTAAGCCAACAAATCCTGGGTCTTCCTatccgatgactgattggacccgtTACATGTTGACATTctagtctgatgactgattgggctGAGCATTCCAATCCGATGATTGTGGGTTGTTAtacatgcttgtatgtttatcgtatgAGTTATTTTtgtggaaactcactaagctttgtgcttacccagttgtttatgtttttcaggttttaTCGGTGATCGTTGGAAGACGAAGGTGGGATTGTACACACTTATCAACAACAATGAGGATTTCACATTTACTATAATACtttgatttttaataaatgtattTTCGAATAAACGGTTTTCTTAATAATCGATCTATAATCGGGAAGTTTTactttaataaaatgaaattttttggttgggaaaatgggacgttacatgCATGTTATAGGAAAAGTGAATTTAAGAAGATTCGAGTCGCTTATACACAAAAAAaggttttttttctttaattgaaGGGTGTGGGGGATTTATGCTTTTTATATTTGAATCATTTTTCACTACCCAATCTTATGTTGAAGATTGAATACGACAGTGTGGATGATGTTGACCATGGTCTTTATCAAGCAATGAGAAAAGAGCTTCAATTTGCTGTAAATGAAATTATTATAGGACTTGAACAGGTTTATCactattataaaattttaaatggcATGAacattgaaacatcccaaaaatacggtccaaaaatttcatttttaattattaataaaactaTAGTTATCAAATATCACATAAAATCATAATTCATTGTCCCTCAAAACATCATACACATCTATCAaacatatcagagtaaaaacatcccaggctaaaatcatggtgtgtgcactgcagtcattccgagctcttccccttgctaccggaagtacctgaaacaaaaaattaaaaccgtaagcacaaagcttagcgagtctcCCAAACTaaaacataccatacacataatcacataataacataacatgggCCTTGCCTGCTACATTGGGCCCTgctcgacatcggaccgaaatctggCATCGAGtaaagctcggtatacatataaacatataaaaaaaatacatataaacataatcacatagcataagcatataaacattcctcggacCCTGCCCGACATTGGACCGATATCCgaaagcatataaacattcctcgggctttccccaccatcggatcgaagtccggaaacatataaaacaagcacatgcaagaatcacgaagacattaagcatacaaacattccttgggCTTTCCCCGACAACGGACTAAAGTtcggaaacatataaacctacatcgagcactgcccgacatcggaccttagtccggaacatactagcatacacaaacgggccgacattggtgccttcgacccgttcctacaggAGGAAACTCGCCTCAAAAGGCTGAATGCAAAATCTCATGGTAAgaaatctctaacggctgctccaatgactccccgactatcattatcacaataacacttagtcaaaatctaATAATCTTTCTtaggttaaaatgaccattttacccctggtcatgGTCAACATTCTGGTCAGAGTCGGCattctgggttgactcaactcaccgagttgacgcatcaactcgccgagttccataaatCAGAAAACCTTGAAATCACgatacaactcgtcaagttcttcacgaactcgtcgagtttctcctatCAACAAAATCAGTACTTTCCAACTTCGCTTGTCGAGTTtgttcttgaactcgtcgagtcttaccTTCTACAGGGTCAGGGCattttgacccaactcgtcgcgTTCCTTTTTGAACTCCTCGAGTTATTCAGTCTGTTAAGCTATCTTAATAGATTATGTCACTAATCTTCCGATCTAAGCTCCATACTTCAGATATAGACTGGAAATGTCCTTAGagggtaaagtttcaaactttacccgttaataccgTTCCTCAAGATATTTAGcttaaaccctaactctaaaagatctagatcttgatccaaaagccATCAATACCTCAAGATAGGGTGTACAAACATAGATTTGGACCTTAGAGACTAGATGAACACGTAAGACCTTTAACTTTCTCTTCATGCATGGCcctttggagcttaaaaggccaaatggtagtctaaaggttgcatgggcttatatggccataaagtttgcacctttatgccatgaaagcccttcAACACCCTAGATCTGAAAGGGTattcacttgggacgtccattacGCAAGGATCAAgatatttggaccaaaaacccaataaaagtgttaagaaagagatctaagcaatcatttggcaagtttgagacttgcttaccaaaAAGTGACGAGAATGGGGTGAAGTTTCTGGATCTACAAACTCCTTCTTGAAtcctcaagcttcttcttcttccacaagctttaaACACACAAAACTCTCTCAACGATGGCTCACAAACTCACACaatgcattagggtttcgagatttagaGTTTGTGACttggaggctgtaaatgaggccaGTCTATGGAGGTTaatgtgcttaaatagggtgcaaaaccctaaaaattagggtttcattctgcccgtcctactcgtcgagttgaggctctcaactcgtcgagtagacttcacaATCCGCGTCCAAATCCattccctactcgacgagtttgggcccTCCAACTTGTTGAGTTTCTATACAAAAGCGGTTTTTTTTAACTAAATATATACCAGGAGGTTCCTCCCCTTCGAAAGTCGACTTTCAAACCGGCACCGTCTtaaccttgctctgataccaagtgttaAACTAAACTTGATAAATCCTCTGATATGAACAACGAAGAAAAACAAAGGACAAAATAAAAGAAGAGAAACGATATGATGCTTAATGCTTAATCTTATTCAAAATAGGGAAACATTACATGTAATTAAAGGAAAACAAAAGAGTCCTAAACCTAACAGATACGTAATATTTGTTAAGCAAGCACACAACTTCCTAATCTAAAtcaaatacttaaaataaaaagGTTTTTTACAGAATACCTCGCACTCATAAATCCGATTAACCCAACACAGAACATAGACATGCCTAACAAACCAAATTAAGTTCCTACATTGGAAGTTTTCAAATATTAATTATTATAAGGATTTTATGATTTTGGCATTAAATCCAGGCCTTCAGAAacgaaatcctgaagatcccatcaactattatttctttgaaaatgaGATGCTCGTTTTACGATATGAATATGAATGAAAGAACGAATTAAACTCGTAAGATTTATATATAGCTTTATTTAATGGCCTggaaataattaagaaaatatagaTGAAAATTACAACCGAATGAACTCTTTACTTTTGTTTCCTATGGATCCACAAATCTTGAATAAATTGAACCTCTATCAAGTATTACATTGTGAGTTTTTAGTCACGTTGTTCTTTTCAAATGACTAAAATCTCAAAGTATATATGTATACAATCAGTTAAATCAAATGTTTAAAATGTCGTCAAATTATCTACcctaaaatctcaaattttgtttTATGATGGATATGATATAAGTAGATTACTGGGTATACAAGAAGAATTGTTCCAAACCCTAGCATGCATCTTCAAGATCTCCATAGCTTTCTCCTTCATCTTGCTACCACAATCTACTTGCAGCACCAAACAAAGCTTCCCCGCCACTCCTAGATGCAACATCTCCGTCACCACAGTGGTGTTGCCGGAAAACTTCGCCACTGAATGCAATATCCTCACCGCCCTATCGCTGGCCAACTGTGAAATCCTGAATATCTTTTTAGAAACAACGGCCAAACCTGCACCATGTTTCAACAGCTCCGATCTCCCTTCAGCACACTGACATAGCAGGTCTAACGCCAATAATACCATCTCTGAAAGCCTCTTGTCGGAGGAATCTAGTAGGAGGTCAATTAATGCCGGAACCGCCGCTGCCTCCGCCGCTCTTATCTTATTCCGCCCCCATAGACAAACGTTAATGAGTAACTTCAATGTCGCTATTGTGGCTTTTTGGGAAATCTGATCGTTCAAAATCTTGACTAACTCCATGAAGAACTCAGGCTTCAACGACGACGTCACTTGCATATTCTGGCTGGTGGCCTCAAACATCGATTTCAACAACATGACGGCGTATGTACGTGACTCATAGTTGGCGGcgcgttgcatcacgctcgttaACGTCTCAACGAAATCACCAGTCTTTGCAAACAAACCCTGAAGCCCAGTTTGAGACAGTTGCATGTGGTAAAGGATACCTAGAGCTTCGTCAGCCGGCGTCACCAGCTCGAAACCTTCCACGTCGGAGTCTTCTGCGGCCGGTGAAGATGACGTCACATTCTTCTGGTCGCTTAAGATATGAGCGAGATAATCAACAGCTCCAACCGCCTCCATTGACCTCTTATTTGTTTCGTTCTCCAAAACAATCACTTTCAATCTCTTCAACGACTTCATTTGCAGATTCGGATACTTCAAATCTTTGAGGAGTTTAAGAATTTCGGATTTGGAAATCGGAATCCGAGGCGTGGAGACTCTTTCAACACCAGACAACGGATTAAGGGTGCACCAAGATTGGATCAATCTACGAAGGGTGTGATTTGGTGTAAGATCTAGATCTGAAAGGACCTGTTTTGTCACCGGACAAGTGTTGTTCTTCTTAGCGTATAACCATTTCTCAATGCTTTCTCGATCATAGGTGATCCCTGTAGAGAGTGTTACAGGGTCTTTCATGAGTTCTAAAGAGATGGGACATACGAAAAATGGAGGAACTTCGACATTCTTATGATCTCCCATTATAGAATGGATAAATTTCAAGAACAACCCACAATAGCTTTGAGAAGAAAGATTGATAACTGAATGTCTTTTTTGAACCTTGAATGAATGAAAGTAGAGGTTTCTTGTTTGTGAATATTTGTTATGATCTCCCATTATAGGTTTATGGTTTTATATATCGGTGGGGGTTGAGTGagaaaaagaaataatatttgttTATTCAAAAGTCAAGTTAATGAAAAAGTAAAGCATAATATTTGGTCAAAGAGAAATGAAATTTGACTTTTTAATTAAATTTGCGAGGCTCAAGAAGTGGACAACGAAACTCGGTCATAAATGCATGTGCCAGATAAAGTGTGGCGATCATGTAAAACAGCAAAAATGTGAAGGATATGACTTTCTCTATAAAGGAGTATCCACTTCTAGGTCCttctattttaatattattttcattTAGTGCCTTATGTTTGCAATTCTACAATTTGAGTCGGTTTTGAATTCAAAAGAGCAATTGGttaaaatattttgttataatttgcTTAAAACCTTTAAAGGATACCAAATTATGAACAATTTAGATGGTTACGATCGAATGGTTCCAACCTTTTAGTAGTTCATATaatgtagtttttttttaaaaccgtTTAGAGGTTTTTTATTTGCTTAGAAATTATCTAGAAA of the Lactuca sativa cultivar Salinas chromosome 6, Lsat_Salinas_v11, whole genome shotgun sequence genome contains:
- the LOC111897415 gene encoding E3 ubiquitin-protein ligase PUB23, whose product is MGDHNKYSQTRNLYFHSFKVQKRHSVINLSSQSYCGLFLKFIHSIMGDHKNVEVPPFFVCPISLELMKDPVTLSTGITYDRESIEKWLYAKKNNTCPVTKQVLSDLDLTPNHTLRRLIQSWCTLNPLSGVERVSTPRIPISKSEILKLLKDLKYPNLQMKSLKRLKVIVLENETNKRSMEAVGAVDYLAHILSDQKNVTSSSPAAEDSDVEGFELVTPADEALGILYHMQLSQTGLQGLFAKTGDFVETLTSVMQRAANYESRTYAVMLLKSMFEATSQNMQVTSSLKPEFFMELVKILNDQISQKATIATLKLLINVCLWGRNKIRAAEAAAVPALIDLLLDSSDKRLSEMVLLALDLLCQCAEGRSELLKHGAGLAVVSKKIFRISQLASDRAVRILHSVAKFSGNTTVVTEMLHLGVAGKLCLVLQVDCGSKMKEKAMEILKMHARVWNNSSCIPSNLLISYPS